Genomic DNA from bacterium:
CGCCCTCGACCTGGGCGAAGTCGCGCACCCGCCGCAGCAGGCGATTGGCGATGCGCGGCGTGCCCCGCGAGCGTCGCGCGATCTCCGCGAGCCCCTCGTCGCTGCCGGAGACGCCGAGCAGCCGCGCCGAGCGCGCGAGGATCCTGCAGAGCTGCTCGACGCTGTAGAAGTCCAGCCGGCTGACGATGCCGAAGCGGTCGCGCAGCGGCGAGGTCAGCAGCCCGGCGCGCGTCGTCGCCCCCACGAGCGTGAAGGGCGCCAGGTCGAGCCGCACGCTGCGCGCGGCCGGCCCCTGGCCGATGACAAGATCGATCTTGCCGTCCTCCATCGCCGGGTAGAGGATCTCCTCGACCACCGGCGCGAGCCGGTGGATCTCGTCGATGAAGAGCACGTCGCGCGGGGAGAGGTTGGTCAGGATCGCGGCCAGGTCGCCGGCGCGCTCGATGACCGGGCCGCTGGTCGTGCGCAGGCCGACGTTCATCTCGCGGGCGATCAGGTGCGCGAGTGTCGTCTTGCCGAGCCCCGGGGGCCCGGAGAGCAGGACGTGGTCGAGCGCCTCGCCGCGCTCGCGGGCGGCGCGGATGAAGATCCGCAGATTGCCGGTGAGCTGGTCCTGCCCGACGTAGTCCTCGAAGGTCGCCGGCCGCAGCGCCGTCTCCAGCTGCGCGTCGTCGGGCTCGCGCTTGGGGTCGACAAGGTCGCTGCGCTCGGTCACGAGAACGATCCTATCCCACTTTCGACTTGGCTGCCCAGGTCAGGCAGGAGCGTCATGATGTGTCCTGGCAAGGCAGCGTCGAGCGTGCGCGCAAGAGCACCCCACGTCGCCCGGGCATGGTTCCGGGGGTGACAGCGGCGCCAGCCGCGCCATAGGGGGCGAAGCCCCCTTGGAAGCGCCCGCCGGTGGTGTTGCTGGTCAGACGACATGATCGGGCGCTGGGCCTCCTGAGTGACCCGGGCAATCCTCATCCCGCGAGGATGGCGAGGGCGCGGCGGATCAGGGCCTCCAGGCCCGTCTCGCCCTCGCGCGCCGCCTTCCCCACCGCCTTCTCCGCGTCCTTCTGCCGGTAGCCGAGGTTGACGAGCGCCGCGGCCGCGTCCTCGGCAGCCCGGTCCGCGCCTTCCGCGCGCAC
This window encodes:
- the ruvB gene encoding Holliday junction branch migration DNA helicase RuvB, with the protein product MTERSDLVDPKREPDDAQLETALRPATFEDYVGQDQLTGNLRIFIRAARERGEALDHVLLSGPPGLGKTTLAHLIAREMNVGLRTTSGPVIERAGDLAAILTNLSPRDVLFIDEIHRLAPVVEEILYPAMEDGKIDLVIGQGPAARSVRLDLAPFTLVGATTRAGLLTSPLRDRFGIVSRLDFYSVEQLCRILARSARLLGVSGSDEGLAEIARRSRGTPRIANRLLRRVRDFAQVEGGSITREAADRALERLEVDAAGFDVMDRRLLLLIIEKYAGGPVGVETLAAALSEEKDTIEDVCEPFLLQQGFLQRTPRGRVATALAYRHFGIPEPPSGSAAQGRLFGTAP